The DNA sequence CGGCGCCGTCGATGTGCTCGGCGACCAGGGCAAGCGCCGTGTCGACCTTGCGCAATGCACCGACGGTGATCCGCGAGCCGGTATGGGACACCTTTTCGGCGGTGTCGTAGGTGCGGTGACTGGTGGCGATCAGCGGCAGCGTGGGACGCAGACCCTTCACCAACTTGTCGATGGCCGGGTGCGGCAGCAGGCCCCCGTTGAGGATGATTCCCGCCAGCGATGGGAAGCCCTGTGCCTCATGGGCGTTCACCAAGGCAAGCAGTACGTCGGAGCGGTCGGCCGGCACGATCACAACCTGCCCCTCGGACAGTCGATCGAGAATGTTCTCGGCGGTCATGCCACCGACCATGACGCTGAGGGCTTCGCGGCGCAGCAACTCCGGGTCGCCGCTGTAGACGGTGCCCTCCAGCGCGGTGCAGAGTTCGGCCATGGTCGGCGCCGACAGCAGCGCCACCTCCGGAACCGCGAACGCCGGAATGTCCGCGCCGGCCAAGCGCACCGAGATCGCCTGGGTGACTTCGGCCAGCCGGTCCGGGTCGCAACGGTTGGCGATCACCGCCGCCGGATGGGCGTGTACCGCAGCCACTTCGGTCAGGCAGCGCTCGGTGATGTCGGCGATGGCCTGCGCGTCGCGGTTGTGGCCGTTGATCGCCAGCACCAGTGGCGCCCCCAGGTTCACCGCGACGCGGGCGTTGAAGCTCAACTCGCTCGGGTTGACGACGTCGGTGTAGTCGCTGCCGACCACCAGCACGGTGTCGCAGTGCCGGGCGACTTCGTGGAATCGCGCGACGATCTCGCCCAGTGCCGCCTCGCGGTCGGCGAAGACCTGTTGGTAGGTCACGCCACGGCAGGCACTGTGGTCGTCGATAGTGGCGGTGGCATGGGCGAGCAGCAGTTCGAGTTGCCCGTCGGGCTCGTCCAGCGATCGTACGACCGGCCGGAAAACGCCGACGCGGGTCGATGAGGCGGCCAGAAGGTGCAGCAGGCCCAGCGCGAGCACGGACTTGCCGGAGCCGCCCTCGGCGGCGGCGAGATAGATGCTCGACGTGCCGGCGTGACCTTCTGGCATCGGATCAGGCCGAGGCGATCCGGTCGATCGCGGAGCTCAGTCGCGCCACCGTTCCCTCGATGTCGGCCAACTTGTCCAGGCCGAACAGCCCAATTCGGAAGGTGCTGAACGTCGCCGGCTCATCGCATTGCAACGGCACTCCCGCTGCGGTCTGCAGGCCCTGGGCCAGAAACTTTCGCCCGGTGCGGATGTCGGGGTCGGTGGTGTAGCTGACCACCACGCCGGGCGCTTCGAAGCCGGGTGCGGCCACGCTGGGGAAGCCGCGTTCGGCCAGCAGCGCACGCACCTTGCGCCCCAGGGTGAACTGCTGCTCGCGCACGGCATCGAAGCCGCGGTCGCGGGTCTCGGCCATGGCATCGCGAAGGCTGCTGATCACGCCGGTCGGCATGGTCGCGTGGTAGGCGTGGCCACCGTTCTCGTAGGCCACCATGATCTCGCGCCACTTCTTCAGGTCCAGCGCGAAGCTGGTGCTCTGGGTGCGCTCCATGACCTCCAGGGCGTGGTTGGACAGGCCGACCATGGCGCAGCCCGGCTCGGCACTCCAGTCCTTCTGTGGCGCGGTCACCAGTACGTCGACCCCGAGGGCCGCCATGTCCGCCCAGACCACGCCGGAGGCGATGCAGTCCAGGACGAACAGGCCGCCGACCGCAGCCGTCGCCGTGCCGATGCGCGTCAGGTAGTCATCAGGCAGCAGGATTCCGCTGGCGGTTTCCACGTGCGGAACGCACACCACCGCCGGCCGGATCCGCGCGATCGCCTCCTCGACCTCGTCGATGGGCGCGGGAGCGAAGGGCGCCTGGTCGCCGTCTCCCGTCTGGCGGGCCTTGAGGACGGTGACGCGGTCGGTGATGCGGCCGGTCGCAAGGATCTGACTCCACCGGTAGCTGAAGAACCCGTTGCGGACGACGAGCACGTCGGCGTCGTTGGCGAACTGGCGTGCGACCGCTTCCATGCCGCACGTGCCGTTGCCGGGGACGACGACCGCCGCGTCGGCGTGGTACACCTCGCGCAGCATCGCCGAGACGTCGTTCATGACGTCCTGGAAGCGCGCGGACATGTGGTTGATGGCCCGGTCGGTGTAGACGACGGAGTACTCCAGCAATCCGTCGGGGTCGACGTCGGGAAGAAGTCCTGGCATTAAGCCTCTCCTAGGTGGGGCGGACAGCGCCGATTGCCAATCTTAGGGCTGTCGCATTCGTGCGTTCACCGATGCGCGCGAACGGCTTCAGCCGATCTCGACATCGGATATGTTGCGGCCGCCGAGCCACAGGCCCAGCGCTTCTGCGGTGCCACGGACGACGGTGCCCCGGCCGCGGGGCCGGCCGACCCCGTTGGTGGGTTCGACCCGATACCGGAGCAGGGTCGGCTGCAGCTTCTGCACCGTCAGGCTCACTCCCTCGGCCAGGATCGCGGCCTCTTCAACCGGCGGGATTTCTCGGCTACGCCCCAGTCCGCGCAGCACGTCCTGGTGATGCATCGCCAAGTCGCCCAGCAGGAGCCCGGCCACCGCGCGATCGGGTACCTGTGCCCAGCGCCGAGCGGTGGCGATCAGTTCGGCCCGGTCGCGGCCACGTCCCGCCGTGACGACTTCGGCGTTGATCTTGTGCAACCGCCACGGTGCACGCAGGTATCTGCCGATCTCGGAGGTACCGATCAGGTGGGCCAGCACGTCGCGCGGCGACCATTGGGTACACAGAGTGGTTCCGTGATCGAATTCAGCGTCCGTGAGCCCGTCGACCGTGTCGACGAACGCATGCCGCGCCACGCGGACGATATCGATCCGGTCTGTCATCACCTGGGGGTCAGCGCAGGAGGTGTCGGCTCATGACGACGCGCTGGATCTGGTTGGTGCCCTCATAGATCTGGGTGATCTTGGCGTCACGCATCATCCGCTCCACCGGGAAATCCGTGGTGTAGCCCGCCCCACCGAACAACTGCACCGCATCAGTGGTGACCTCCATGGCCACATCCGAGGCAAAACACTTCGACGCTGCGGAGATGAAACCCAACCCGGTCTCGCCACGCTCGGCACGCGCCGCCGCCGAATACACCATCAACCGAGCAGCTTCGAGCTTCATCGCCATATCGGCCAACATGAACTGCACACCCTGGAAGGTGCTGATGTTCTTGCCGAACTGCTTGCGGTCCTTGGTGTATTCGATCGCTGCGTCCAAAGCGCCCTGAGCGATGCCGACCGCCTGAGCACCGATGGTCGGACGCGTGTGATCCAACGTCCGCAGCGCGGTCTTGAACCCCGTGCCGGGCTCACCGATGATCCGGTCGCCGGGGATGCGGCAGTTCTCGAAGTACAGCTCGGTCGTGGGTGAGCCCTTGATGCCGAGCTTGTGCTCCTTGGGCCCGATGGTGAAGCCCTCGTCGTCGATGTGGACCATGAACGCCGAGATGCCATTGGCATCCAAGTCGGGGTCCGTCACTGCCATCACGGTGTACCAGCTGGACTTTCCACCATTGGTGATCCAGCACTTGGAGCCGTTGAGGATCCAGTCATCACCGTCGGCCTTGGCCCGAGTACGCATCGCTGCGGCGTCACTGCCGGCTTCACGCTCCGACAGTGCGTAGGAGGCCATCACCTCACCAGCCGCCAGACCCGGCAGCACCTGCTGCTTCAGTTCGTCGGATCCCGACAGGATCAGACCCATGGTGCCCAGCTTGTTCACCGCGGGAATCAACGAGGCAGATGCGTCGACGCGCGCCACTTCTTCGATCACGATGCAGGCCGCGACCGAGTCCGCACCCTGCCCGCCGTACTCCTCGGGAACGTGGACGGCATTGAAGCCCGACGCGTTCAGCGCGGCCAGGGCCTCTTCGGGGAACCGGGCCTTCTCGTCGACTTCCTTGGCGTAGGGAGCGATCTCCTTTTCCGCCAATGCGCGGATCGCCGCCCGCAACTCGTCGTGCTCCTCGGGGAGTTTGAACAGATCGAACGACGGATTCCCGGCCCACCCAGCCATCACAGCCTCCTCAGTTAATGGCCGCTAACTCTACCCTGCAACGCGGCGTCTTTCGCAAACACGCTCTGGGCCAGCTGGTCTTGAAAAGCCGCCATGCGGGCCCGTAACGCGGCGTCGGATGCGCCCAGAATACGCACCGCCAGCAAACCCGCGTTGCGTGCGCCGCCGATAGAAACTGTGGCCACCGGCACACCGGCCGGCATCTGCACGATCGACAGCAAAGAGTCCATGCCGTCCAGACGGGCCAACGGAACCGGCACCCCGATCACCGGCAGCGGTGTGGCCGATGCCACCATTCCGGGCAGGTGCGCCGCACCCCCCGCCCCGGCGATGATCACCTCGATGCCGCGGCCGGCGGCGTCGCGGGCGTAGTCAAACATCCGCTGCGGAGTGCGGTGCGCCGAGACCACTCCGACCTCGAACGGGATCTCGAACTCGGCCAGCGCCACGGCCGCGTCTTCCATCACCGACCAGTCGCTGTCGCTGCCCATGATGACGCCGACCCGGGGACCAGGCTTGTGCTCACTCATGCGGATCCCATCCATCGCTCCATTCCCCGTGCGACAACCAGTGTGCCGCGCTTTCGGCCCGCTCGCGCAGGTTCGCCGAGTCCTTGGCGTCCTCACCGAGGAGGTTGATGTGGCCGATCTTGCGGCCGGGTCGTTCGTCCTTGCCGTAGAGGTGGACTCGGGCATCGGGATAGCGCGCGAACAGGTGGTGCAGTCGCTCGTCCATCGTCATCGTCGGGGTTTGCGGGGCGCCCAGGACATTGGCCATGACGGTTACGGCCGCCACCGGCGTGGTGGCGCCGAGCGGATAGTCCAGCACCGCGCGTAGATGCTGTTCGAACTGGCTGGTGGCGGCACCGTCCATGGTCCAGTGCCCCGAGTTGTGCGGTCGCATCGCCAGCTCGTTGACCAGCAACTGGCCGTCGACGGTTTCGAAAAGTTCGACCGCCAGCACCCCGACCACACCTAGCTCGTCGGCCAATCGCAGCGCCAATTGTTGTGCAGCAGCAGCTGATTCGTCCGACAGATCGGGGGCGGGCGCGATCACCGTCACACAGATTCCGCTCTCCTGGACGGTCTCGACCACCGGCCATGCCGCGCCCTGGCCGAACGGTGACCGGGCCACCAGCGCCGAGAGTTCCCGGCGCATCGCGACCCGCTCTTCGGCCAACACCGGCACGCCGGCGGCCAGATAATCGGTGACGACCGCCCGGGCCTGGGGCACATCGTCAACGATGGACACCCCGCGCCCGTCGTAGCCGCCGCGGGCCGCCTTCACCACCATCGGGCCGCCGGTGAGGGCGGCGAAGTCGTCCAGATCCTCAGGCGTCTCGATCGCGGCGAACCGCGGCACCGGCGCGCCCAACTCCGCCAGCTTGCGACGCATCACCAGCTTGTCCTGGGCGTGCAGCAACGCCGCCGGCGGAGGCGCGACGTTGACGCCCTCGGCGATCAGCTGGTCCAGCAGCTCTCCCGGGACGTGCTCGTGGTCGAAGGTAAGCACGGTGGCGCCGGCGGCCGCCCGGCGCAGGTCATCGAGGTCGGTGTGCGATCCGATCACCACGTCCGGGGTGACCTGGGCGGCCGGCTCGTCGGCCGCCGCGGCCAGCACTCGCAGCCGCTGCCCTAGCGCGATCGCGGCCTGATGAGTCATCCGCGCCAGCTGACCGCCGCCCACCATGGCGACCTGGGGGCACCGCCCGCTTGCGGGGGAGGGGCTGCGTCCGCCCGCAGGCGGCGTCGGGGTGGAGGGGTTCAGCACGGGCAATATCGTGTCACGTCGGCGCCGCGGCGATCGCAAGTGCGGCGCAGCCGCGCGCTGGGGGTCGCCGCCATGCGGCCCGCGAGGTCGTTATGCAGTCGTTAGGCGCAGATGGTGCCGAGTCCGTACACTGGCAACTTGTGTCTTTTACCGACGCCACGATTGCTCGCCTACCGCGGGTGATCCGACCGCTGGCCGAACGCCATCATGAACTGATCAAGTTCGCCATCGTCGGCGCGACCACATTCCTGATCGACTCCGCGCTGTTCTACACCCTCAAGCTCACGATCCTGTCGCCTAAGCCCGTCACGGCCAAGGTCATCTCGGGGATCGTCGCGGTGATCGCCTCCTACATCCTCAACCGGGAGTGGAGCTTCAAGGACCGGGGCGGCCGGGAGCGTCACCACGAGGCGCTGCTGTTCTTCGGGGTCAGCGGCGTCGGCGTGGTGTTGTCCATGGCGCCGTTGTGGTTCTCCAGCTACGTGCTTGGGCTGCGGGCGCCCATGGTGTCGCTGACCATCGAGAACCTCTCGGACTTCGTTTCGGCCTACATCATCGGCAACCTGCTGCAGATGGCGTTCCGGTTCTGGGCGTTCCGCCGCTGGGTCTTTCCGGATGAGTTCGCCCGCAGCACCGACGCCGCACTCGACGCGACGATCGAGACCGGCGCGCTCGCCGAGGCGATCGAAGACGCCCTGGAGGGCGGCCCGGACACCGGCGTGGTGACGCTGTTCCGGCGTCCGGCCCGCCATCAACCGCCGGCGGACGGCCTGTCGAAAACTTCGTGATAGAGGAGCGTGTGGACCTGCTCCACGCGCGGAATGTCGTAGAACTCCAGGGGTTCCTGTGACGCCGACTCGATGATCAGCGTCCCGGTTCGCAAGATCCGGTCGATGAACCCATGCACGAACTCCACACTGTTGATCCGCGCCAGGCCGATGTCGATTCCGCTGCGGGTCAACAGCCCGTGCCGAAACATCACACGCCGGTCGGTGACCACGAAATGCGTGGTCAGCCAACTCAGGAACGGCCAGAGCGTCAGCCACCCGAATACCACCAGCCAGATCGCCCAGATCACCCCGAAGACGACGTTCTTTGCGGTCGGATCCCAGGCCCGCGTAGTGACGAACCCAGCGGCGAACGCAGCGCAGGCGGTGACCAGCAACAGCGCCAGCACCGGCAGAATCAGGCGTTTGACGTGCGGGTGCCGGTGCAACACCACCTGCTCGTCGTCCGCTAGCACGTTGTCCGGGTAACCCACGGCCGGGTCCTAGCCGGTGGGCCGGAGTCGGCTGACGTCGCCGGCCGCCACCGTGACGGTTCCGTCCCCGGTGTTGATCACCAGGCGGCCGGTGTCATCGATGGCCTCGGCGACTCCTTCCACGCGTTGGCCGCCGGGTATGTCGGCGCGCACCTGGGCCCCCAGGGTGCAGCTGTGTCGCCGGTAGTCCGACACCAGTGCGTCGTCGGCTCCGCCCGCCGCCCGCCAGGCCGCGACCCGGCTCGCGAGGTGACGAAGAACCTTGTCGGCGAAGGTGTTTCGATCAACGACCGCAGCTCCGAGCATGGCCAGTGAGACCGCCACTGGATCCGGAGCCTCGTCGGCGGTCATAGTCACGTTGAGCCCGAGCCCAACCACGATCACCTGCTTCGGCGCGGCCACCTCGGCGAGAATGCCGGCCAGCTTGCCGTCACCCCCGATGACGTCGTTGGGCCACTTCAGGCCGACCTGCAGACCCGAAACTTCGGCGATCGCATCGGCGAGCGCGACCCCGGTGGCCAGCGTCAGCCAACCCCAACCCGAGGTCGGCACGGTGTCCGCGGCGACCCCCACCGACAGTGAGAGCTGGCTGCGCGCTGGGGCGCTCCAGTGTCGACCGTGACGCCCGCGGCCGGCCGTCTGGTGCTCAGCCAGCAGCACCGCGCCGGCGATGTCTTCTCCGGCGGCGGCGCGGGCCAGCAGATCGGCGTTGGTGGAACCGGTGTCCTCGACGACATCTACGGCGCGCCACGGCCCGTGCGGCCCGGTCAGGCCGTCCCGCAGAGCGGTCACATCCAGCGGCGGCCGTGGCACAAGACTCATTTCGCCAGCTTACTCACCAGCGCCGCAGCCACACCGGTTGAAACGCTCGACGCGCGGGTAATCGGACCGGTGGAGGAGGTGATCGACATGGTCACCAGGGGATTGTTGACGAGGCGAATTCACCGACGCCACAGCGCACAATCGGTCGCTGTGTCGTTGGCCAGTCGATTCGTCGTGAAGAACCTGGTGCGCGCATGGGCAGTCCGACCGGACTTGGCGTGGCCGCTCGGATCGGTCGATCTTCTGGCCGGCATGGTGCCGCACCGGCAGGCGGCGCGCGTCGAGCGCTTCCGTCTGGGTCACTGTGTCGCCGAACGGATTCAGGCGGCAGGAGTGTCGAGGCAACGGGCCATCTTGTATCTGCACGGCGGAGCTTTCCTGACCTGCGGGCTCAATACCCATCGTTCACTGGTAACTCGATTGTCCCGAGCGGCCGATGCCAGCGTCCTCAACGTCGACTACCGGATGTTGCCCGCACACCGAATCGCAGACGCCGTCGACGACGGCTTGAGCGGGTTGCGCTGGCTGCTTCGCAGTGGCTACGACCCGGAGCAGATCGTGATCGCTGGCGATTCCGCAGGTGGATACCTAGCGTTTATGACCGCCCTGGCGGCCGCGCAGTTCGATATGGTGAAACCGGCTGGGATAGCAACGATTTCACCGTTCACTGATGCAGACCCCACGGCAAAGCTTCAGCACCGCAACGCCCGACGTTGTGCGATGTTCCCGTGCGAGGCACTGATGGCTTTCACCCGATACCTGCTCCGCGCCCGCGCCGCTTCGCCGATGGATGCCGACCTGTCGTCGCTGCCGCCGGTCGCCATCCACGCAAGCACCGACGAACTGCTGTTGCCCGACGCCGAAGCCATGGCGCAGCGACTGGACACCGCCGGTGTGCGTTGCGATCTGCATTTGTGGGAGGGCCAGGTTCACGACTTCCCGTTGGCGGCCGACGTGCTGCCCGAGGGGCGGCGAGCGATCCGCTACCTCGGCGATTTCGTCAAGGAAGTCACCGCACCACCTGAGCCCGGCACCGCAGCCGCCTGACCCGCCCTGTCTGCCACTGCATTCACTTGTGTCACAGCGGCGACGTTCCCTAACCGGTCCGGTCGGGCGATCCGATGGCCCACACTTTAAGATCGTTTCTTATGACCAGTGTTACTGAGCACTCCGGTGAGGCCCACGTAGAGGCGCAAGCCGAGCATGTCGTCGACATCCACACCACCGCGGGCAAGCTGGCCGACCTCAAGCGTCGGACCGAGGAGACCCTGCACCCGGTCGGTGAGGCCGCAGTCGAGAAGGTGCATGCCAAGGGCAAGCTGACCGCTCGGGAACGGGTCTACGCCCTGCTTGACGAGGGCTCTTTCGTCGAGCTCGACGCGCTGGCTAAGCACCGCAGCACCAACTTCGGCCTGGCCGACAAGCGTCCGCTCGGCGACGGTGTGGTGACCGGCTACGGCACCATCGACGGCCGCGAGGTCTGCATCTTCAGCCAGGACGCCACCGTGTTCGGCGGCAGCCTCGGCGAGGTCTACGGCGAGAAGATCGTCAAGGTCCAGGAGCTGGCCATGAAGACCGGCCGGCCGCTGATCGGGATCAACGACGGCGCCGGCGCCCGCATCCAAGAGGGTGTGGTCTCGCTGGGCCTGTACAGCAAGATCTTCCACAACAACATCCTGGCCTCGGGAGTCATCCCCCAGATCTCGCTGATCATGGGCGCCGCGGCCGGTGGTCACGTCTACTCCCCCGCGCTGACCGACTTCATCGTGATGGTCGACCAGACCTCCCAGATGTTCATCACCGGCCCAGATGTGATCAAGACCGTCACCGGCGAAGAGGTCACCCAGGAGGAGCTGGGCGGGGCGCACACCCACATGGGCAAGTCCGGGACCGCGCACTACGTCGCCTCCGGCGAGCAGGACGCGCTGGACTACGTCCGCGACCTGCTGAGCTATCTGCCCCCGAACAACTATGCCGACCCGCCGCACTTCCCGGTGCCGCCCGCCGAGGGCGCCATCGAGGACAACCTCACCGCCGAGGACCTCGAACTCGACACCCTGATCCCGGACTCGCCGAACCAGCCGTACGACATGCACGAGGTCATCACTCGGATCCTCGACGACGACGAGTTCCTGGAGGTCCAGGCGGGCTACGCGCAGAACATCATCGTCGGCTTCGGCCGCGTGGAGGGCCGCACCGTCGGCATCGTGGCCAACCAGCCGACCCAGTTCGCCGGCTGCCTGGACATCAACGCCTCGGAGAAGGCCGCCCGGTTCATCCGGACCTGCGACTGCTTCAACATCCCGATCGTGCTGCTGGTGGACGTGCCCGGCTTCCTGCCCGGCACCGAGCAGGAGTACAACGGCATCATCCGGCGCGGCGCCAAGCTGCTCTACGCCTACGGCGAGGCCACGGTCGCCAAGATCACCGTCATCACCCGCAAGGCCTACGGCGGCGCGTACTGCGTGATGGGTTCCAAGGAGATGGGCGCCGACGTCAACGTGGCCTGGCCGACGGCCCAGATCGCGGTGATGGGTGCCTCCGGCGCGGTCGGGTTCGTCTACCGCTCGCAGCTCTCGGAGGCCGCCAAGAAGGGTGAGGACGTCGACACACTGCGGCTGCAACTGCAGCAGGAGTACGAGGACACCCTGGTGAACCCCTACGTCGCCGCCGAGCGGGGCTACGTCGACGCGGTGATCCCGCCGTCGCACACCCGCGGCTACATCGCGACGTCGCTGCGGCTGCTGGAACGCAAGATTGTCCAGCCGCTGCCCAAGAAGCACGGAAACATTCCCCTGTGAGCGGAACGAGTGGAGTGAGCGCAGCGAATGACACGAGTGACGCGAGCAGCAAAAGCACTGTGAGCGGAACGAGTGGAGTGAGCGCAGCGAATGACACGAGTGACGCGAGCAGCAAAAGCACTGTGAGCGGAGCGCGCTTGTGAGCGAAGAGAACGAAGCGACCACGGCGGTCGAGGAGACTCCTGTGGCGGCCGAGCCGCTCATCAAGGTGTTGCGGGGCAACCCCACCGACGCAGAGATCGCGGCGCTGGTCGCGGTGCTCGGGACGGCAGGCGGCGCGAGTGCCGAAGCCGGCACGCGAGACCGCAATCTGTGGGGCCACCCAGTCGACAAGCTGCGGATTCCGCTGTTCAGCTGGCAGCGGATCACGTTGCTGGAACGCACCCACATGCGCCGGTGAGGAGGCCGAGCGCCAGCGAGGCGGGGGATATCCGGCGCCGAAAGCACCGCGGGTGACGCGGCTGGTCCTCGGCTCGGCCTCCTCCGGCCGGTTGGCCGTCCTGCGCGGCGCCGGGATCGACCCGTTGGTGGTGGTCTCCGGTGTCGACGAGGACGCCGTGATGGCCGGCCTGCCCGCTACTGCGTCTCCGGAAGCAGTGACCGGCGCCCTGGCCGCCGCAAAGGCAGAGCAGGTCGCCTCCACGCTGCAGCCTCCAGTAAGCGCCGATTGCGTTGTGATCGGCTGCGATTCGATGCTCTACATCGACGGCAAGCTGTGCGGCAAGCCCCCGACGGTCGATGAGGCCCGCATCCGCTGGCGCGAGATGGCCGGAAATTCCGGGCAACTCCATACCGGCCACAGCCTGATCCGGTTGCGCGACAACGAGATCACCCATCAGATCATCGAGACTGCCGTCACCACAGTGCACTTCGGCCACCCAGATGACGACGATTTGGAGGCGTACCTGGCCAGCGGCGAGCCACTGCGGGTCGCCGGCGGATTCACCCTGGATGGCTTGGGGGGCTGGTTCGTCGACGGCGTCGATGGCGATCCCTCCAGTGTCATCGGTATCAGCCTGCCCATGCTGCGTCGACTGCTGCGCTCAGCCGGGCTCTCGGTCGCTGCGCTGTGGGCGGCCAATCCGGTCACCTGAGCCAGGTCACGCGCAGCTGAAGCCCGGGGGATTTCCGGCCATCGGAGTGGCACAACGGTTACCGACCGGTAGGCTCGGTTTCGTGCCAGTGCCTGCCGACCCCGCCCCCGCCCTGCAGTCCTACGCTCACCCGGAACGATTGGTGACAGCCGACTGGCTCGCGGGCAATCTGGGCACACCTGGCCTCGTCGTGGTGGAGTCCGACGAGGATGTCTTGCTCTACGACATCGGCCACATCCCCACCGCGGTCAAGATCGACTGGGTCACCGATCTCAACGATTCCCCGGTCCGCGATTACATCACCGGCGAGCAGTTCGCCGACCTGATGAACCGCAAGGGCATCTCCCGCGACGACACCGTGGTGATCTACGGCGACAAGTCCAACTGGTGGGCCGCCTACGCGTTGTGGGTGTTCACTCTGTTCGGACACCAAGACGTACGACTGCTCGACGGCGGACGCGACCTGTGGATTTCCTCGGGCCGCGAAACCACCCTGGACGTGCCGTCGAAGACCACGACCGGCTACCCCGTGGTCAAGCGCAATGACGCCCCCATCCGGGCCTATAAGGACGACGTGCTGGCCAACATAGGCCAGGTGCCGCTGATCGACGTGCGCTCGCCGCAGGAGTACACCGGCGAGCGCACCCACATGCCGGAGTACCCGGAGGAGGGTGTGCTGCGCGGCGGCCACATCCCCACTGCGGTCTCAGTGCCATGGAGCAAGGCGGCCGACGATGCCGGTCGGTTCCGCAAGCGCGAGGAATTGGAACGGCTCTACGATTTCGTCAAGCCTGGGGACCAGCCGATCGCCTACTGCCGCATCGGAGAACGCTCCAGCCACACCTGGTTCGTTCTGACCCATCTGCTCGGCATCGAGGACGTCCGCAACTACGACGGGTCCTGGACCGAGTGGGGCAACACCGTGCGCGTGCCCATCGTCGACGGCCCCGAACCAGGCCTGGCCCCAGGGGCCGGGGTGGGCTGAGCCAGCTGATGAGCCTGCCGGAGGGACTGGCGCAGATGGTGGCCGACTTCGCCGAAGTCGAAGGACAGGACAAGCTGCGGCTGCTGCTCGAATTCGCCGACGAACTGCCCGAGCTGCCCGATGAGCTGACCGAATCCGCCATGGAACCGGTACCGGAGTGCCAGTCGCCGTTGTTCCTGCATGTCGATGCCGCAGACCGGCAGCGGGTGCGGCTGTATTTCAGCGCGCCTGTAGAGGCACCGACGACGCGCGGCTTCGCATCGATTTGGGCCGCCGGCCTGGACGGCGAACCGGCCGACGTCATCCTGGGCGTGCCGGAGGATTTCGCGTCTCGGCTGGGATTGGCCGCACTGATCAGTCCGCTGCGGCTGCGGGGTATGTCGGCCATGTTGACCCGCATCAAGCGGCATTTACGCGCCGCGTAAGGGGCACTGGAACA is a window from the Mycobacterium sp. SVM_VP21 genome containing:
- a CDS encoding biotin--[acetyl-CoA-carboxylase] ligase — protein: MSLVPRPPLDVTALRDGLTGPHGPWRAVDVVEDTGSTNADLLARAAAGEDIAGAVLLAEHQTAGRGRHGRHWSAPARSQLSLSVGVAADTVPTSGWGWLTLATGVALADAIAEVSGLQVGLKWPNDVIGGDGKLAGILAEVAAPKQVIVVGLGLNVTMTADEAPDPVAVSLAMLGAAVVDRNTFADKVLRHLASRVAAWRAAGGADDALVSDYRRHSCTLGAQVRADIPGGQRVEGVAEAIDDTGRLVINTGDGTVTVAAGDVSRLRPTG
- a CDS encoding alpha/beta hydrolase, which produces MVTRGLLTRRIHRRHSAQSVAVSLASRFVVKNLVRAWAVRPDLAWPLGSVDLLAGMVPHRQAARVERFRLGHCVAERIQAAGVSRQRAILYLHGGAFLTCGLNTHRSLVTRLSRAADASVLNVDYRMLPAHRIADAVDDGLSGLRWLLRSGYDPEQIVIAGDSAGGYLAFMTALAAAQFDMVKPAGIATISPFTDADPTAKLQHRNARRCAMFPCEALMAFTRYLLRARAASPMDADLSSLPPVAIHASTDELLLPDAEAMAQRLDTAGVRCDLHLWEGQVHDFPLAADVLPEGRRAIRYLGDFVKEVTAPPEPGTAAA
- a CDS encoding acyl-CoA carboxylase subunit beta, producing the protein MTSVTEHSGEAHVEAQAEHVVDIHTTAGKLADLKRRTEETLHPVGEAAVEKVHAKGKLTARERVYALLDEGSFVELDALAKHRSTNFGLADKRPLGDGVVTGYGTIDGREVCIFSQDATVFGGSLGEVYGEKIVKVQELAMKTGRPLIGINDGAGARIQEGVVSLGLYSKIFHNNILASGVIPQISLIMGAAAGGHVYSPALTDFIVMVDQTSQMFITGPDVIKTVTGEEVTQEELGGAHTHMGKSGTAHYVASGEQDALDYVRDLLSYLPPNNYADPPHFPVPPAEGAIEDNLTAEDLELDTLIPDSPNQPYDMHEVITRILDDDEFLEVQAGYAQNIIVGFGRVEGRTVGIVANQPTQFAGCLDINASEKAARFIRTCDCFNIPIVLLVDVPGFLPGTEQEYNGIIRRGAKLLYAYGEATVAKITVITRKAYGGAYCVMGSKEMGADVNVAWPTAQIAVMGASGAVGFVYRSQLSEAAKKGEDVDTLRLQLQQEYEDTLVNPYVAAERGYVDAVIPPSHTRGYIATSLRLLERKIVQPLPKKHGNIPL
- a CDS encoding acyl-CoA carboxylase subunit epsilon, with the protein product MAAEPLIKVLRGNPTDAEIAALVAVLGTAGGASAEAGTRDRNLWGHPVDKLRIPLFSWQRITLLERTHMRR
- a CDS encoding Maf-like protein, with the translated sequence MTRLVLGSASSGRLAVLRGAGIDPLVVVSGVDEDAVMAGLPATASPEAVTGALAAAKAEQVASTLQPPVSADCVVIGCDSMLYIDGKLCGKPPTVDEARIRWREMAGNSGQLHTGHSLIRLRDNEITHQIIETAVTTVHFGHPDDDDLEAYLASGEPLRVAGGFTLDGLGGWFVDGVDGDPSSVIGISLPMLRRLLRSAGLSVAALWAANPVT
- a CDS encoding sulfurtransferase — encoded protein: MPVPADPAPALQSYAHPERLVTADWLAGNLGTPGLVVVESDEDVLLYDIGHIPTAVKIDWVTDLNDSPVRDYITGEQFADLMNRKGISRDDTVVIYGDKSNWWAAYALWVFTLFGHQDVRLLDGGRDLWISSGRETTLDVPSKTTTGYPVVKRNDAPIRAYKDDVLANIGQVPLIDVRSPQEYTGERTHMPEYPEEGVLRGGHIPTAVSVPWSKAADDAGRFRKREELERLYDFVKPGDQPIAYCRIGERSSHTWFVLTHLLGIEDVRNYDGSWTEWGNTVRVPIVDGPEPGLAPGAGVG
- a CDS encoding SufE family protein, which codes for MSQLMSLPEGLAQMVADFAEVEGQDKLRLLLEFADELPELPDELTESAMEPVPECQSPLFLHVDAADRQRVRLYFSAPVEAPTTRGFASIWAAGLDGEPADVILGVPEDFASRLGLAALISPLRLRGMSAMLTRIKRHLRAA